From Hermetia illucens chromosome 6, iHerIll2.2.curated.20191125, whole genome shotgun sequence, one genomic window encodes:
- the LOC119659467 gene encoding mediator of RNA polymerase II transcription subunit 30: protein MCLAVSYIENSKERVLRNWNMSGQFPGNYNNPVGGHIGNFGNQMINMNIVQNQSGMVGWDPQTLMAQKRHGQLQGANMGLGTTGIGHGAAGMHSPSNAQQQTNPQALAQQHQIQQQQPQLTLQTPSTPSTGASMGVPATMQPTPQQQGMLSSGQKEINPINLTRLGQETVQDITMRFQEIFSALKTIQPTSGNRENSTEKKVQEYFRTIRLLFKRIRIIYEKSNDGCSQGMEFTHVESLIPYKDEPDHRTDTSQCEEYKKALQENRELIETVMLKNKQLREIIDRTRIIIWEINTMLSMRRS, encoded by the exons ATGTGCCTTGCGGTTTCGTATATTGAGAATTCAAAGGAGCGAGTACTTAGAAATTGGAATATGTCGGGCCAGTTTCCCGGAAattataacaacccagttggGGGCCATATAGGAAATTTCGGTAATCAAATGATAAATATGAACATCGTCCAAAATCAGTCTGGCATGGTAGGATGGGATCCTCAAACACTAATGGCACAAAAACGTCATGGTCAACTCCAAGGGGCGAATATGGGATTGGGGACTACAGGTATAGGACATGGAGCAGCCGGTATGCACAGCCCATCTAACGCCCAGCAACAAACGAACCCTCAGGCTCTCGCGCAGCAACATCAAATACAACAGCAGCAACCGCAATTAACACTACAAACCCCGTCAACACCCAGTACTGGTGCGTCCATGGGTGTGCCAGCTACGATGCAACCAACCCCTCAGCAACAAGGCATGCTGTCATCTGGTCAGAAGGAAATTAACCCCATCAATTTGACTCGACTTGGACAAGAAACTGTTCAAGATATTACTATGCGTTTCCAAGAGATATTTTCTGCTTTGAAAACTATACAGCCGACATCAGGAAACCGGGAAAACAGCACAGAGAAAAAAGTACAAGAGTATTTCCGAACAATTCGGTTGTTATTCAAACGTATTCGTATAATTTATGAAAAGAGCAATGATGGGTGTTCCCAAG GTATGGAATTCACACATGTCGAGAGCTTAATCCCATATAAAGATGAGCCTGATCATCGCACGGATACTTCCCAATGTGAGGAATATAAGAAAGCATTACAAGAGAATCGCGAATTGATTGAAACAGTAAtgcttaaaaataaacaattgcgTGAAATTATTGATAGAACTAGGATAATAATCTGGGAAATCAATACCATGTTAAGTATGCGTAGATCCTAA
- the LOC119659466 gene encoding unconventional prefoldin RPB5 interactor-like protein isoform X3: protein MDKLEEALKEALSRNSDETGRWDKYREEQEICITNLTQFGEDLSVDVMVPIGSKAFMPGQIYHTNEILVSHFQGFFSKCSAKQALEIANHRINMARARLNCLEKEAEMYQNKLEKPYIDGALAGCEEKEIIEEYDEEKENLWRVQHRQNLRREKLKESSEKAQRKEEKAHEDVLKLLDELEMIEELEEELKKLQIEDDDTLKKMLSGKIQLPSERKRISHYEANDNIVVGDLAGNTKVQVYNEGFDFTNNNTVPNDADYASDEGSEASSVEDMPRYILEIEMEAKSLSVPQKIKFFKSKLQELESELHSIKVKSPSDIDEKIDKMELKDYLIDYIELLRDNLKNESFVGEKIVKTNVEEKKKRISFADQDEVQFIDKNRAVNVVTRSKVDLSEGSYKSLNLKPLKTLDSSRELTSCAPNSQEYKAENQNLQDCNLIDKILGLTEAQSFTFFIENYHSDNYFVHADHEIDNYKKSGVIGSPADIYKLFQDNSTDVECDESVVNKINDLDLGADTFQRKLNDIHLASSKETQEPGSGSLGICSSDGSIKSILKNREKVQLEAITSLNTHQPEVKIHQKSEECVFDKQLIGDVIEKEAADSKGLDPLPVEKFKDVKAPKKRISRFKQMRLNS from the exons ATGGATAAACTGGAGGAAGCCTTAAAAGAA GCGCTGTCACGTAACTCTGATGAAACAGGTCGCTGGGACAAATATAGAGAGGAACAAGAAATTTGTATCACTAATCTAACACAGTTTGGGGAAGACCTTTCTGTGGATGTGATGGTACCGATTGGTTCCAAAGCTTTTATGCCAGGACAAATATACCACACAAATGAAATATTAGTTAGCCATTTTCaaggatttttttcgaaatgttcCGCCAAGCAAGCATTGGAGATAGCCAATCACCGGATTAATATGGCCAGGGCTCGTTTAAATTGTTTAGAAAAGGAAGCAGAGATGTATCA AAATAAACTAGAAAAGCCATATATAGATGGCGCACTTGCTGGttgcgaagaaaaagaaatcatCGAAGAATATGACGAAGAGAAGGAAAATCTCTGGAGGGTACAGCATAGACAAAATTTACGTAGGGAGAAACTCAAAGAATCTAGCGAAAAGGCTCAAAGAAAAGAAGAGAAGGCACATGAAGATGTTCTAAAACTACTTGATGAGTTGGAGATGATAGAGGAATTAGAAGAAGAACTGAAGAAATTACAAATAGAGGATGATGACAcactaaaaaaaatgttgtctggGAAAATTCAATTGCCAAGTGAAAGAAAGCGAATATCGCATTAtgaagcaaatgacaacattgttGTGGGCGATTTGGCTGGGAATACCAAAGTGCAA GTATACAACGAAGGGTTTGATTTTACGAACAATAACACCGTGCCGAACGATGCCGATTATGCATCTGATGAAGGATCAGAAGCTTCTTCAGTAGAGGATATGCCACGATACATTTTAGAAATCGAAATGGAAGCGAAAAGTTTATCTGTTcctcaaaaaattaagtttttcaaaagtaaACTTCAAGAACTAGAGTCTGAATTACATTCAATCAAAGTTAAATCACCAAGTGATATTGAtgaaaaaatagataaaatggAGTTGAAGGATTATTTAATCGATTATATAGAATTACTGAGAGATAATCTAAAAAATGAAAGCTTCGTAGgagaaaaaattgtgaaaacaaatgttgaagaaaagaaaaaaaggatttcGTTCGCTGATCAAGATGAAGTGCAGTTTATTGATAAGAATCGGGCGGTGAATGTTGTGACTCGATCAAAAGTAGATTTATCTGAGGGATCATATAAAAGCCTGAACTTGAAACCCCTCAAAACCCTCGATTCGTCTCGTGAGTTAACATCATGTGCACCAAATAGTCAGGAATACAAGGCTGAAAACCAAAATCTACAGGATTGTAATCTTATTGACAAAATACTTGGATTGACGGAAGCGCAATCTTTCACCTTTTTCATAGAAAATTATCATTCTGATAATTATTTTGTACATGCTGATCACGAAATCGATAACTACAAAAAAAGCGGAGTAATTGGGAGCCCAGCGGACatttataaattatttcaaGATAAT TCTACGGATGTAGAATGTGACGAAAGTGTCGTAAACAAGATAAATGATCTCGATTTAGGAGCAGAtacatttcaaagaaaattgaatgacATACATCTTGCAAGCAGTAAAGAG ACACAAGAGCCGGGAAGCGGAAGTTTGGGGATTTGTTCCTCTGATGGATCCATCAAATCAATTCTGAAGAATAGGGAAAAGGTTCAATTGGAGGCAATCACTTCACTCAATACTCATCAACCGGAAGTTAAAATACATCAAAAATCGGAAGAGTGTGTATTTGATAAG CAGCTAATTGGCGATGTTATTGAGAAAGAAGCGGCAGATTCTAAGGGACTCGATCCATTACCAGTGGAAAAGTTCAAAGATGTAAAGGCACCAAAAAAACGAATTAGTAGATTTAAGCAAATGCGTTTAAACTCCTAG
- the LOC119659466 gene encoding unconventional prefoldin RPB5 interactor-like protein isoform X1, whose translation MDKLEEALKEALSRNSDETGRWDKYREEQEICITNLTQFGEDLSVDVMVPIGSKAFMPGQIYHTNEILVSHFQGFFSKCSAKQALEIANHRINMARARLNCLEKEAEMYQNKLEKPYIDGALAGCEEKEIIEEYDEEKENLWRVQHRQNLRREKLKESSEKAQRKEEKAHEDVLKLLDELEMIEELEEELKKLQIEDDDTLKKMLSGKIQLPSERKRISHYEANDNIVVGDLAGNTKVQNDKSDEIAHEVYNEGFDFTNNNTVPNDADYASDEGSEASSVEDMPRYILEIEMEAKSLSVPQKIKFFKSKLQELESELHSIKVKSPSDIDEKIDKMELKDYLIDYIELLRDNLKNESFVGEKIVKTNVEEKKKRISFADQDEVQFIDKNRAVNVVTRSKVDLSEGSYKSLNLKPLKTLDSSRELTSCAPNSQEYKAENQNLQDCNLIDKILGLTEAQSFTFFIENYHSDNYFVHADHEIDNYKKSGVIGSPADIYKLFQDNSTDVECDESVVNKINDLDLGADTFQRKLNDIHLASSKETQEPGSGSLGICSSDGSIKSILKNREKVQLEAITSLNTHQPEVKIHQKSEECVFDKQLIGDVIEKEAADSKGLDPLPVEKFKDVKAPKKRISRFKQMRLNS comes from the exons ATGGATAAACTGGAGGAAGCCTTAAAAGAA GCGCTGTCACGTAACTCTGATGAAACAGGTCGCTGGGACAAATATAGAGAGGAACAAGAAATTTGTATCACTAATCTAACACAGTTTGGGGAAGACCTTTCTGTGGATGTGATGGTACCGATTGGTTCCAAAGCTTTTATGCCAGGACAAATATACCACACAAATGAAATATTAGTTAGCCATTTTCaaggatttttttcgaaatgttcCGCCAAGCAAGCATTGGAGATAGCCAATCACCGGATTAATATGGCCAGGGCTCGTTTAAATTGTTTAGAAAAGGAAGCAGAGATGTATCA AAATAAACTAGAAAAGCCATATATAGATGGCGCACTTGCTGGttgcgaagaaaaagaaatcatCGAAGAATATGACGAAGAGAAGGAAAATCTCTGGAGGGTACAGCATAGACAAAATTTACGTAGGGAGAAACTCAAAGAATCTAGCGAAAAGGCTCAAAGAAAAGAAGAGAAGGCACATGAAGATGTTCTAAAACTACTTGATGAGTTGGAGATGATAGAGGAATTAGAAGAAGAACTGAAGAAATTACAAATAGAGGATGATGACAcactaaaaaaaatgttgtctggGAAAATTCAATTGCCAAGTGAAAGAAAGCGAATATCGCATTAtgaagcaaatgacaacattgttGTGGGCGATTTGGCTGGGAATACCAAAGTGCAAAATGATAAATCCGACGAAATCGCGCATGAGGTATACAACGAAGGGTTTGATTTTACGAACAATAACACCGTGCCGAACGATGCCGATTATGCATCTGATGAAGGATCAGAAGCTTCTTCAGTAGAGGATATGCCACGATACATTTTAGAAATCGAAATGGAAGCGAAAAGTTTATCTGTTcctcaaaaaattaagtttttcaaaagtaaACTTCAAGAACTAGAGTCTGAATTACATTCAATCAAAGTTAAATCACCAAGTGATATTGAtgaaaaaatagataaaatggAGTTGAAGGATTATTTAATCGATTATATAGAATTACTGAGAGATAATCTAAAAAATGAAAGCTTCGTAGgagaaaaaattgtgaaaacaaatgttgaagaaaagaaaaaaaggatttcGTTCGCTGATCAAGATGAAGTGCAGTTTATTGATAAGAATCGGGCGGTGAATGTTGTGACTCGATCAAAAGTAGATTTATCTGAGGGATCATATAAAAGCCTGAACTTGAAACCCCTCAAAACCCTCGATTCGTCTCGTGAGTTAACATCATGTGCACCAAATAGTCAGGAATACAAGGCTGAAAACCAAAATCTACAGGATTGTAATCTTATTGACAAAATACTTGGATTGACGGAAGCGCAATCTTTCACCTTTTTCATAGAAAATTATCATTCTGATAATTATTTTGTACATGCTGATCACGAAATCGATAACTACAAAAAAAGCGGAGTAATTGGGAGCCCAGCGGACatttataaattatttcaaGATAAT TCTACGGATGTAGAATGTGACGAAAGTGTCGTAAACAAGATAAATGATCTCGATTTAGGAGCAGAtacatttcaaagaaaattgaatgacATACATCTTGCAAGCAGTAAAGAG ACACAAGAGCCGGGAAGCGGAAGTTTGGGGATTTGTTCCTCTGATGGATCCATCAAATCAATTCTGAAGAATAGGGAAAAGGTTCAATTGGAGGCAATCACTTCACTCAATACTCATCAACCGGAAGTTAAAATACATCAAAAATCGGAAGAGTGTGTATTTGATAAG CAGCTAATTGGCGATGTTATTGAGAAAGAAGCGGCAGATTCTAAGGGACTCGATCCATTACCAGTGGAAAAGTTCAAAGATGTAAAGGCACCAAAAAAACGAATTAGTAGATTTAAGCAAATGCGTTTAAACTCCTAG
- the LOC119659466 gene encoding unconventional prefoldin RPB5 interactor-like protein isoform X2 gives MDKLEEALKEALSRNSDETGRWDKYREEQEICITNLTQFGEDLSVDVMVPIGSKAFMPGQIYHTNEILVSHFQGFFSKCSAKQALEIANHRINMARARLNCLEKEAEMYQNKLEKPYIDGALAGCEEKEIIEEYDEEKENLWRVQHRQNLRREKLKESSEKAQRKEEKAHEDVLKLLDELEMIEELEEELKKLQIEDDDTLKKMLSGKIQLPSERKRISHYEANDNIVVGDLAGNTKVQNDKSDEIAHEVYNEGFDFTNNNTVPNDADYASDEGSEASSVEDMPRYILEIEMEAKSLSVPQKIKFFKSKLQELESELHSIKVKSPSDIDEKIDKMELKDYLIDYIELLRDNLKNESFVGEKIVKTNVEEKKKRISFADQDEVQFIDKNRAVNVVTRSKVDLSEGSYKSLNLKPLKTLDSSRELTSCAPNSQEYKAENQNLQDCNLIDKILGLTEAQSFTFFIENYHSDNYFVHADHEIDNYKKSGVIGSPADIYKLFQDNSTDVECDESVVNKINDLDLGADTFQRKLNDIHLASSKETQEPGSGSLGICSSDGSIKSILKNREKVQLEAITSLNTHQPEVKIHQKSEECVFDKLIGDVIEKEAADSKGLDPLPVEKFKDVKAPKKRISRFKQMRLNS, from the exons ATGGATAAACTGGAGGAAGCCTTAAAAGAA GCGCTGTCACGTAACTCTGATGAAACAGGTCGCTGGGACAAATATAGAGAGGAACAAGAAATTTGTATCACTAATCTAACACAGTTTGGGGAAGACCTTTCTGTGGATGTGATGGTACCGATTGGTTCCAAAGCTTTTATGCCAGGACAAATATACCACACAAATGAAATATTAGTTAGCCATTTTCaaggatttttttcgaaatgttcCGCCAAGCAAGCATTGGAGATAGCCAATCACCGGATTAATATGGCCAGGGCTCGTTTAAATTGTTTAGAAAAGGAAGCAGAGATGTATCA AAATAAACTAGAAAAGCCATATATAGATGGCGCACTTGCTGGttgcgaagaaaaagaaatcatCGAAGAATATGACGAAGAGAAGGAAAATCTCTGGAGGGTACAGCATAGACAAAATTTACGTAGGGAGAAACTCAAAGAATCTAGCGAAAAGGCTCAAAGAAAAGAAGAGAAGGCACATGAAGATGTTCTAAAACTACTTGATGAGTTGGAGATGATAGAGGAATTAGAAGAAGAACTGAAGAAATTACAAATAGAGGATGATGACAcactaaaaaaaatgttgtctggGAAAATTCAATTGCCAAGTGAAAGAAAGCGAATATCGCATTAtgaagcaaatgacaacattgttGTGGGCGATTTGGCTGGGAATACCAAAGTGCAAAATGATAAATCCGACGAAATCGCGCATGAGGTATACAACGAAGGGTTTGATTTTACGAACAATAACACCGTGCCGAACGATGCCGATTATGCATCTGATGAAGGATCAGAAGCTTCTTCAGTAGAGGATATGCCACGATACATTTTAGAAATCGAAATGGAAGCGAAAAGTTTATCTGTTcctcaaaaaattaagtttttcaaaagtaaACTTCAAGAACTAGAGTCTGAATTACATTCAATCAAAGTTAAATCACCAAGTGATATTGAtgaaaaaatagataaaatggAGTTGAAGGATTATTTAATCGATTATATAGAATTACTGAGAGATAATCTAAAAAATGAAAGCTTCGTAGgagaaaaaattgtgaaaacaaatgttgaagaaaagaaaaaaaggatttcGTTCGCTGATCAAGATGAAGTGCAGTTTATTGATAAGAATCGGGCGGTGAATGTTGTGACTCGATCAAAAGTAGATTTATCTGAGGGATCATATAAAAGCCTGAACTTGAAACCCCTCAAAACCCTCGATTCGTCTCGTGAGTTAACATCATGTGCACCAAATAGTCAGGAATACAAGGCTGAAAACCAAAATCTACAGGATTGTAATCTTATTGACAAAATACTTGGATTGACGGAAGCGCAATCTTTCACCTTTTTCATAGAAAATTATCATTCTGATAATTATTTTGTACATGCTGATCACGAAATCGATAACTACAAAAAAAGCGGAGTAATTGGGAGCCCAGCGGACatttataaattatttcaaGATAAT TCTACGGATGTAGAATGTGACGAAAGTGTCGTAAACAAGATAAATGATCTCGATTTAGGAGCAGAtacatttcaaagaaaattgaatgacATACATCTTGCAAGCAGTAAAGAG ACACAAGAGCCGGGAAGCGGAAGTTTGGGGATTTGTTCCTCTGATGGATCCATCAAATCAATTCTGAAGAATAGGGAAAAGGTTCAATTGGAGGCAATCACTTCACTCAATACTCATCAACCGGAAGTTAAAATACATCAAAAATCGGAAGAGTGTGTATTTGATAAG CTAATTGGCGATGTTATTGAGAAAGAAGCGGCAGATTCTAAGGGACTCGATCCATTACCAGTGGAAAAGTTCAAAGATGTAAAGGCACCAAAAAAACGAATTAGTAGATTTAAGCAAATGCGTTTAAACTCCTAG